Genomic DNA from Vreelandella subglaciescola:
TGCAAGGAAACACCTTCCAGTTCAGCCTCTGAAGGAAATGTCAGCTCGAAACTTACCGTATTGCTGCCGGCACTCCACGCATCCGGGAAGGACAGCGATAAAGCGGTATCTTCAGGCTCGGGCTCAGGCTCAGGCTCGGGCTCGGGCTCGGGCTCAGGCTCAGGTTCCGGTTCGGGTTCGGGCTCGGGCTCGGGCTCAGATGTATTGAGCTCTTCCACCTTTTGCTGCAATGCGGCCTGATCCTGTTCCCCTGTTCCCCTGCGCCCTCTGCGATGGCAAAGGCAATGTTCGCCAGGTCCAGCGTGCCGCTGGAAAGCTGCTCGACCCAGTAATTAATGCCCTCTGTCTCAGCATCACGGGAGAAGAAGCTTTGATAGAGCGCCCCCACTTGCTCCTCATCGCTCAACGATCCGAAACGCTCGATATACTCGTCAGACTCACCAAATGCTTGGATGACGTGATCGAGATTGCCATATGACTGCTGGATCTGCTCGACCCAATAATCACGGCCGTCTTCATCAGCC
This window encodes:
- a CDS encoding DUF4214 domain-containing protein, with the translated sequence MSSTDIIQGLYLTIYERPADWAGLQYWTAELETKDFDAVADAFTQAPEFDEIYAGLTHKEQVSYLYEHLLGRAPEPAGLAFWEGRLNEGATPADLVREIRDGTQGSDQQAIAARIDDATEASYGELIDTLYAGYYDRAADEDGRDYWVEQIQQSYGNLDHVIQAFGESDEYIERFGSLSDEEQVGALYQSFFSRDAETEGINYWVEQLSSGTLDLANIAFAIAEGAGEQGNRIRPHCSKRWKSSIHLSPSPSPNPNRNLSLSPSPSPSLSLSPSLKIPLYRCPSRMRGVPAAIR